The following proteins are co-located in the bacterium genome:
- a CDS encoding tyrosine-type recombinase/integrase produces MKSQKHTLTRDPRNGYYSARIQIDGVIKRFRFGTSKKQSEDDLKNLEAKIAKGEISFATHESSQVQSSSGKKDIRLEELIHRHLAWMESNRAKGTLDIRQHYLNQFLAFTGPSMVSGITISKLEDFRTWAGKQSKLSINHGSEALRHVKTMLIWGERNDVCNMPVKHFPEIKFNPSSTKLVTTDDIAALFNAAPPDFKDMITFSILTGLRPQELRLLKPNQVISDLTGGYFLLIEKHKTAKHSIYPKPRKVPLSSAAAEIYLRAVQSHPNAEYIFLNADGNPYIARSYRQRFQRLCRKVGIAKPPPPYALRHLFATIQAIGGINQSILKQVMGHSKIQTTDRYVAPVDEASKAAVSFISEKLNFIMAQSKAAEISASQNGDKNGQKPVTKPVTELESEIDGKTVAITR; encoded by the coding sequence GTGAAGAGTCAAAAACATACCCTTACCAGAGACCCCCGAAATGGATACTACTCCGCACGTATTCAAATCGATGGCGTAATAAAAAGGTTTCGTTTCGGGACTTCAAAGAAGCAATCCGAAGATGACCTCAAGAACCTGGAAGCCAAAATCGCCAAAGGGGAAATCTCATTCGCAACCCATGAGTCTTCACAGGTTCAATCGAGTAGTGGCAAAAAAGATATTCGTCTTGAAGAGTTAATACACCGCCACCTTGCATGGATGGAAAGCAACAGAGCAAAAGGGACGCTTGATATCAGGCAGCATTACTTGAATCAATTTCTGGCGTTTACCGGCCCCTCAATGGTCTCTGGCATTACCATATCCAAACTTGAGGATTTCAGGACGTGGGCGGGCAAGCAGTCCAAACTCTCAATCAATCATGGTAGCGAAGCGTTGCGCCACGTTAAGACCATGCTGATTTGGGGCGAGAGAAACGACGTTTGTAATATGCCCGTCAAACATTTTCCCGAAATCAAATTCAATCCTTCAAGCACGAAACTGGTGACTACGGATGATATTGCGGCACTATTCAATGCGGCTCCTCCTGATTTCAAGGACATGATTACTTTCAGCATTCTAACTGGCTTGAGACCGCAGGAACTCAGGCTGTTAAAACCGAACCAAGTTATTTCAGATTTGACCGGCGGCTATTTTTTATTAATTGAAAAGCATAAGACGGCAAAGCATTCCATCTACCCCAAGCCTAGAAAAGTGCCCTTGAGTAGTGCCGCTGCTGAGATCTATCTTCGTGCCGTTCAATCCCATCCAAACGCCGAATATATTTTCCTGAATGCAGACGGCAACCCATATATAGCCAGATCCTACCGCCAGAGATTCCAAAGGTTGTGCAGGAAAGTTGGAATTGCCAAACCCCCTCCCCCATATGCGTTGCGCCATTTATTTGCGACCATTCAAGCAATTGGCGGAATCAACCAGTCAATTCTCAAGCAGGTAATGGGGCATTCCAAGATCCAAACGACTGACCGATATGTTGCGCCAGTTGATGAGGCAAGCAAGGCGGCGGTTAGTTTTATTTCTGAAAAACTAAACTTTATTATGGCTCAGAGTAAGGCGGCTGAAATAAGTGCGAGTCAAAACGGAGACAAAAACGGGCAAAAACCTGTCACCAAACCTGTCACCGAATTGGAGAGTGAAATAGATGGAAAAACTGTCGCCATAACCCGTTGA